In Myxococcus stipitatus, the following are encoded in one genomic region:
- a CDS encoding serine hydrolase domain-containing protein, with protein sequence MNRPVLGAVSFFMLCMLVGCAASSPSVRRTPEVDALFADYDSPERPGASVVVIQEGRVVLSRAYGLSELEHRTKATPESHFRLASLSKQFTAMAVQVLVKEGRLRLEDRVVDVLPGFPAYLGEVRVLHLLQHTSGIWDYEAFVPATQTEQVKDRDVLGLLARADRTYFAPGRAVRYSNSGYAVLALIVEQVSGKPFAGFLRERVFSPSGMASAVAHEEGVSTVPHRAYGYASGEGGFVPRDQSNTSAVLGDGGIYASVMDLAAWDRALDAHTLVDATVVARAWTPVTLPDGSSGRYGFGWFVDEDQGRRRLSHHGETCGFTNAIVKYPEQRLTVIVLTNRAGGAPWALAQKVADLWLGVPGAGQPWPFESMPNAR encoded by the coding sequence ATGAATCGCCCCGTGCTGGGAGCCGTGTCCTTTTTCATGCTGTGCATGCTCGTGGGGTGTGCCGCCTCCTCGCCGAGCGTCCGAAGGACTCCGGAGGTGGACGCGCTCTTCGCGGACTACGACAGTCCGGAGCGGCCGGGGGCCAGCGTCGTGGTGATTCAGGAGGGGCGGGTGGTGCTCAGCCGCGCCTATGGCTTGTCCGAGCTGGAGCACCGGACGAAGGCCACGCCCGAGAGCCACTTCCGCCTCGCGTCGCTCTCCAAGCAGTTCACCGCGATGGCGGTGCAGGTGCTGGTGAAGGAGGGCAGGTTGCGGCTGGAGGACCGCGTGGTGGACGTGCTCCCGGGGTTCCCCGCGTACCTGGGCGAGGTCCGGGTCCTCCACCTGCTCCAGCACACGTCGGGCATCTGGGACTACGAGGCGTTTGTTCCGGCCACGCAGACCGAGCAGGTGAAGGACCGCGATGTGCTCGGGCTCCTGGCTCGCGCGGACCGGACATACTTCGCGCCGGGGCGCGCGGTGCGTTACAGCAACTCGGGCTACGCGGTGCTGGCCCTCATCGTGGAGCAGGTGAGTGGGAAGCCCTTCGCTGGCTTCTTGCGTGAGCGCGTGTTCTCGCCGAGCGGGATGGCTTCGGCGGTGGCGCACGAGGAGGGCGTCTCCACGGTGCCCCATCGTGCCTATGGCTACGCGAGCGGAGAGGGTGGGTTCGTGCCCAGGGACCAGAGCAACACGAGCGCCGTGCTGGGGGATGGCGGCATCTACGCGTCCGTGATGGACCTGGCCGCGTGGGACCGCGCGTTGGATGCGCACACGCTGGTGGATGCGACGGTGGTGGCGCGGGCCTGGACTCCGGTGACGCTGCCGGATGGAAGCTCCGGGAGGTATGGCTTTGGATGGTTCGTCGATGAGGACCAGGGGCGCAGGCGTCTGTCACACCATGGCGAGACGTGTGGCTTCACGAATGCCATCGTGAAGTATCCGGAGCAGCGGCTCACCGTCATCGTCCTGACGAACCGCGCGGGTGGTGCTCCGTGGGCATTGGCGCAGAAGGTCGCGGACTTGTGGCTGGGAGTCCCGGGAGCAGGGCAGCCCTGGCCTTTCGAGAGCATGCCCAACGCGCGCTGA
- a CDS encoding acyl-CoA dehydrogenase, which yields MNAPRPNALLSDRDVDFQLDEVVRVSALCALPAFSEHSRETFGLLLDSARRFAREVLYPTYRTLDLEPPTFKDGRVHVHPLMRELYPRMVELGMLTATRPPEVGGQQLPLTIHAVASAYLMAGNLSVYAYLGLTQGAAHLLEAFGTPEVKAAFMEPLYRGEWTGTMALTEPQAGSSLADVRTRATPAPDGTWRLQGSKIFISGGDQDFTENVVHLTLARTEGLESGTKGISLFAVPARRLEGKTLVDNDVRVAGVIHKIGWKGIPSLVLNYGESGDCHGWMVGPPGRGLACMFQMMNEARIMVGLNGVATASVAYHEAVAYARERPQGRPAWAKDATRPQLPIIEHADVRRMLLRQKAIVEGGLSLLVAAAFQADLAAHSPDEETRRRAGLLADLLTPVAKTFPAERGFESNALAVQVHGGYGYSSEYLPEAWLRDQKLNSIHEGTTGIQGLDLLGRKVIAGGGAALTLFADAVGQSVSRAREAGVESAWCDAMERTLGEVCELVAELGARGMAGEVELMLRHSADFLELFSVLAVAWRWLEQAAAAKEGLARRQGDADFYEGKLAAAQYWFAVELPRVPLLGSLCRTGEDSYARMKPEWF from the coding sequence ATGAACGCGCCCCGCCCCAATGCCTTGCTGTCGGACCGCGACGTGGACTTCCAGCTCGACGAGGTGGTGCGGGTCTCCGCCCTCTGCGCGCTGCCCGCCTTCTCGGAGCACTCGCGCGAGACGTTCGGCCTGCTGCTCGACAGCGCGCGGCGCTTCGCCCGCGAGGTGCTCTACCCCACGTATCGAACGCTGGACCTGGAACCTCCCACGTTCAAGGACGGCCGGGTCCACGTCCATCCGCTGATGCGCGAGCTGTACCCACGCATGGTGGAGCTGGGGATGCTCACCGCGACACGGCCTCCGGAGGTCGGCGGACAGCAGCTCCCGCTCACGATTCACGCGGTGGCCAGCGCCTACCTGATGGCGGGGAACCTGAGCGTCTATGCCTACCTCGGGCTGACGCAGGGCGCGGCCCACCTGCTGGAGGCCTTCGGCACGCCCGAGGTCAAGGCGGCCTTCATGGAGCCGCTGTACCGCGGCGAATGGACGGGCACCATGGCTCTCACCGAGCCGCAGGCGGGCAGCAGCCTGGCCGACGTGCGGACCCGCGCGACGCCCGCGCCGGATGGGACCTGGCGCCTCCAGGGCTCGAAAATCTTCATCAGCGGAGGCGACCAGGACTTCACCGAGAACGTCGTGCACCTCACGCTGGCGCGCACCGAAGGGCTGGAGAGCGGCACGAAGGGCATCTCCCTGTTCGCGGTGCCCGCGCGGAGGCTCGAGGGCAAGACGCTGGTGGACAACGACGTCCGCGTGGCGGGCGTCATCCACAAGATTGGCTGGAAGGGCATCCCCAGCCTCGTCCTCAACTACGGCGAGTCGGGCGACTGCCACGGGTGGATGGTGGGCCCGCCCGGACGGGGCCTTGCGTGCATGTTCCAGATGATGAACGAGGCGCGCATCATGGTGGGCCTCAACGGCGTCGCCACCGCGTCGGTCGCCTACCATGAGGCGGTGGCCTACGCGCGCGAGCGTCCCCAGGGCCGCCCCGCCTGGGCCAAGGACGCGACGCGTCCGCAGTTGCCCATCATCGAGCACGCGGACGTGCGGCGCATGCTCCTGCGCCAGAAGGCCATCGTGGAGGGCGGCCTGTCGCTCCTGGTGGCGGCGGCCTTCCAGGCGGACCTCGCCGCGCATTCACCGGACGAGGAGACGCGCCGGCGCGCGGGGCTGCTCGCGGACCTGCTGACGCCCGTGGCGAAGACGTTCCCCGCCGAGCGGGGCTTCGAGTCCAACGCCCTCGCGGTACAGGTGCATGGCGGTTACGGATACTCCAGCGAGTACCTGCCCGAGGCGTGGCTCAGGGACCAGAAGCTCAACAGCATCCACGAGGGCACCACGGGCATCCAGGGGCTCGACCTGCTGGGACGCAAGGTCATCGCGGGCGGTGGCGCGGCGCTGACGCTCTTCGCGGACGCGGTGGGCCAGAGCGTGAGCCGCGCCCGCGAGGCCGGCGTGGAGTCCGCATGGTGTGACGCGATGGAGCGCACGCTGGGAGAGGTGTGTGAGCTGGTGGCGGAGCTGGGCGCGCGAGGGATGGCGGGCGAAGTAGAGCTGATGCTGCGCCACAGCGCGGACTTCCTGGAGCTGTTCAGCGTGTTGGCGGTGGCGTGGCGCTGGCTGGAGCAGGCCGCGGCGGCGAAGGAGGGCCTCGCGCGCCGGCAGGGGGACGCGGACTTCTACGAGGGCAAGCTCGCGGCGGCGCAGTACTGGTTCGCGGTGGAGCTGCCTCGAGTGCCGCTGCTCGGTTCGCTGTGCCGCACGGGCGAGGACTCCTACGCCCGGATGAAGCCCGAGTGGTTCTGA
- a CDS encoding methyl-accepting chemotaxis protein — translation MLLLWALTMVPSAWASMGAGSVELKEGWRYRWGDSPMGADGVPTWAREADAAGWASMDALREPPGRGSHTFLWLSIPVAEGTWREPALYLGTVANAFEVYAGGHRIFSSGRLLPGGSESMDSMAWHLVPLPSSALGSRVVLRIQASGPTIGVSRAATVGSRHELVSEMTREGLAPFVMGALLLVIAVVCVGAVLVRRQARMLVGLAVFAGGSGVLLLGSSGLFVSLWGEDLLGSQLTLVGAYCLLPGLGWFIADSIVEDRLRWFRWGVAVVSVPAALQCALVMVDLGLANRLLQPFTLYSLPCLLVCVIVAAREAWRGNVDARIFVVGLAALSLVLVHSTLPLLGVLEATGTYVHWGFLALTLSLVGVVARRSVWMMRSLASHTRQLEARHRDVRELAEGMGSGAGELATVVQQLRTSSEEQTAGISRQAAALKELEQTVQEIRQGSLVTADKTRLLASSIVVAEEAGRDGGAAIDKTLSNLEAIRDEVSEMARRILALDARTREIAGIVDTVKGLADQSNILAVNAAIEAARSGEHGRGFAVVSREVRSLADQSILATQRIREVLEGVSASMREAAKMSEQGEHRVRVSVDAVRISGAQLQKLAGIIGETSTSVRQISAAVVQQDAGTSQIAVAIQDLSGQMQQTLRVVEETRKVSRAVQTLAETMTGSARKALESEALGSRPAS, via the coding sequence ATGCTCCTGCTCTGGGCGCTCACGATGGTCCCCTCGGCGTGGGCCAGCATGGGCGCTGGCAGCGTCGAGCTGAAGGAGGGGTGGCGCTATCGCTGGGGAGATTCCCCCATGGGCGCCGACGGTGTTCCCACCTGGGCGCGGGAGGCGGACGCGGCGGGTTGGGCGTCCATGGACGCGCTCCGCGAGCCGCCGGGTCGGGGCTCGCACACCTTCCTCTGGCTGAGCATCCCCGTGGCGGAGGGGACCTGGCGTGAGCCCGCGCTCTACCTGGGCACCGTGGCCAACGCCTTCGAGGTCTACGCGGGAGGTCACCGCATCTTCTCGAGCGGGAGGCTCCTGCCTGGAGGCTCCGAGTCGATGGACAGCATGGCGTGGCACCTGGTGCCGCTGCCATCCTCGGCGCTGGGCTCGCGCGTGGTGCTGCGCATCCAGGCCAGCGGGCCGACCATCGGGGTGAGCCGCGCGGCCACCGTGGGCTCCCGGCATGAGCTGGTCTCGGAGATGACTCGCGAGGGCCTGGCGCCCTTCGTGATGGGCGCCCTGCTGCTCGTCATCGCGGTGGTCTGCGTGGGGGCCGTGCTGGTGCGGCGTCAGGCGCGCATGTTGGTGGGCCTGGCCGTCTTCGCGGGCGGCTCGGGTGTGCTGCTGCTGGGCTCCAGTGGGCTGTTCGTCTCGCTGTGGGGCGAGGACCTGCTGGGCAGTCAGCTCACGCTGGTGGGGGCGTACTGCCTGCTGCCGGGCCTGGGGTGGTTCATCGCGGACAGCATCGTGGAGGACCGGCTGCGCTGGTTCCGCTGGGGCGTGGCCGTGGTCTCCGTGCCCGCCGCGCTCCAGTGCGCGCTGGTGATGGTGGACCTGGGCCTGGCGAACCGGCTGCTCCAGCCCTTCACGCTGTACTCACTGCCGTGTCTGCTCGTCTGCGTCATCGTCGCGGCCCGCGAAGCGTGGCGAGGCAACGTCGACGCGCGCATCTTCGTCGTCGGCCTGGCGGCGCTCTCCCTGGTCCTCGTGCACAGCACGTTGCCGCTGCTCGGTGTCCTGGAGGCGACGGGGACCTATGTCCACTGGGGCTTCCTCGCGCTGACGCTGTCCCTGGTGGGTGTGGTCGCGCGGCGGTCCGTGTGGATGATGCGCTCGCTGGCGTCGCACACGCGTCAGCTCGAGGCCCGGCACAGGGACGTGCGCGAGTTGGCCGAAGGCATGGGCAGCGGCGCCGGTGAACTGGCCACGGTGGTGCAACAGCTGCGCACGTCGAGCGAGGAGCAGACCGCGGGCATCAGCCGTCAGGCCGCGGCGCTGAAGGAGCTGGAGCAGACGGTGCAGGAGATTCGCCAGGGTTCGCTGGTGACGGCGGACAAGACGCGGCTGCTCGCCAGCTCCATCGTCGTCGCGGAGGAGGCGGGGCGCGATGGTGGCGCGGCCATCGACAAGACGCTGTCCAACCTGGAGGCCATCCGCGACGAGGTGTCGGAGATGGCTCGGCGCATCCTCGCGCTGGATGCTCGCACGCGGGAGATTGCCGGCATCGTCGACACGGTGAAGGGTCTGGCGGACCAGTCCAACATCCTGGCGGTCAACGCAGCCATCGAGGCGGCGCGCAGCGGCGAGCACGGCCGTGGCTTCGCGGTGGTGTCGCGCGAGGTGCGCAGCCTGGCGGACCAGAGCATCCTCGCCACCCAGCGCATCCGCGAGGTGCTCGAGGGGGTGAGCGCCAGCATGCGCGAGGCCGCGAAGATGAGCGAGCAGGGGGAGCATCGAGTCCGGGTGAGCGTGGACGCGGTGCGCATCTCGGGCGCTCAGCTCCAGAAGCTGGCGGGCATCATCGGAGAGACGAGCACCAGCGTGCGGCAGATATCGGCGGCCGTCGTTCAACAGGACGCGGGCACATCCCAGATTGCCGTGGCCATCCAGGACCTGTCCGGGCAGATGCAGCAGACGCTGCGGGTCGTCGAGGAGACCCGGAAGGTGAGCCGCGCGGTGCAGACGCTCGCGGAGACCATGACGGGCTCGGCTCGGAAGGCGCTCGAGTCGGAGGCGCTGGGTTCACGCCCGGCGAGCTGA
- a CDS encoding ECF-type sigma factor, whose product MSTAELTILLAGVRDGDASAKDALMAATYQELRLMAFAAEPEEGPHASLQPTALVRKAWMRLIEDGAEPEDRGPFFCAAARAIRRVLVDRARARALQRSGTPHERVSLHPPDEESPASLELDVLRLEELLMELESFQQRLARWVELRYFTGLSLSDAASALAVSQATALRDWAYVRTWLTEQLSH is encoded by the coding sequence ATGAGCACGGCGGAGCTGACGATATTGCTGGCGGGGGTCCGTGACGGGGACGCGAGCGCGAAGGATGCGCTGATGGCGGCGACCTATCAGGAGCTGCGGCTGATGGCCTTCGCGGCCGAGCCCGAAGAAGGGCCCCACGCGTCCCTGCAACCCACGGCGTTGGTGCGCAAAGCCTGGATGCGGCTGATTGAGGACGGCGCGGAGCCGGAGGACCGAGGCCCCTTCTTCTGTGCCGCGGCCCGGGCCATCCGTCGCGTGTTGGTGGACCGCGCGAGGGCGCGAGCGCTGCAGCGGAGCGGCACGCCACACGAACGGGTGAGCCTGCACCCTCCCGACGAAGAGTCCCCGGCGAGCCTGGAGCTGGACGTGCTGCGTCTGGAGGAGCTGCTCATGGAGCTGGAGTCCTTCCAGCAGAGGTTGGCCCGGTGGGTGGAGCTGCGCTACTTCACGGGTCTGAGCCTCTCCGACGCGGCGAGCGCGCTGGCGGTATCCCAGGCCACGGCCCTCCGCGACTGGGCCTATGTGCGCACCTGGCTGACGGAGCAGCTCAGCCACTAG
- a CDS encoding AHH domain-containing protein produces the protein MNARGAIWLVLVLAVTGCSTTRLVRLDTEFEAPLVHTPFTEDGDGPIELDDDDFEEALVALARDVRPFTNPLRQARELFGVPERSGVYLYQHRGPRLIHQDEEKDPDGPRLLEAYADDSLTRSYGRWCERKSQPGDCLRLLAEGPLLASDGKYSLAMAIAMDSVWEETAEALKDMADPQALLATVTASVSVYLLLWSLPEPVSKGLAALLTATAIAYLGVDTVWTLLDGWIALVRQVDRATTFEQLSDAGEAYGEILGENAARIFIMLATAAIGNTAGLAAKASQLPGSAQAALAVETQAGFRYVAMGSVRSVAMAAEGFTVALAPNAVAMANRGMSGGSSRRRSQDHHLATDKNSVSTARGGPWTPEFRKIFRKAGMELRDDENIVSVPGHKGPHPKEYHQAVFERLRDATRTCRTVVECRQSLTTALRELAEEVSTKGTRLHRLVTQGK, from the coding sequence ATGAACGCGCGCGGAGCCATCTGGCTGGTGCTGGTGCTTGCCGTTACGGGCTGTTCGACCACTAGGCTCGTGCGCCTGGACACGGAGTTCGAAGCGCCGCTTGTCCACACACCATTCACGGAGGACGGCGACGGCCCCATCGAGCTGGACGACGATGACTTCGAGGAAGCCTTGGTGGCACTCGCCCGGGACGTGCGCCCCTTCACCAATCCCCTGCGCCAGGCCCGCGAGCTCTTCGGTGTCCCAGAGAGAAGCGGTGTGTACCTGTACCAGCATCGCGGCCCCCGGCTCATTCACCAGGACGAGGAGAAGGACCCGGACGGCCCGCGCCTGTTGGAGGCCTACGCGGATGACAGCCTGACGCGCTCCTATGGCCGCTGGTGCGAGCGCAAATCGCAACCCGGAGACTGCCTGCGACTGCTGGCCGAAGGTCCCCTGTTGGCCAGTGATGGCAAGTATTCGCTGGCCATGGCCATCGCCATGGACTCGGTCTGGGAAGAGACGGCCGAGGCACTGAAGGACATGGCCGACCCGCAGGCGCTGTTGGCGACCGTGACGGCTTCCGTCAGCGTCTACCTGCTCCTCTGGTCGCTACCCGAGCCCGTCTCCAAGGGCCTCGCGGCGCTCCTGACAGCCACAGCCATCGCCTACCTGGGCGTGGACACGGTGTGGACCCTGCTGGACGGGTGGATAGCGCTGGTGCGCCAGGTGGACCGAGCCACCACCTTCGAGCAGCTCAGCGATGCGGGTGAGGCGTACGGCGAAATCCTCGGAGAGAACGCGGCGCGCATCTTCATCATGCTGGCCACGGCGGCCATTGGAAATACGGCGGGCCTGGCGGCGAAAGCGTCGCAGCTGCCCGGCTCAGCGCAGGCAGCCCTCGCCGTGGAGACGCAAGCGGGCTTTCGGTACGTGGCCATGGGAAGCGTGCGGTCCGTGGCCATGGCGGCCGAGGGCTTCACCGTCGCACTCGCACCCAACGCGGTCGCGATGGCGAACCGGGGGATGAGCGGAGGAAGCTCAAGGAGAAGGAGCCAGGACCACCACCTCGCCACGGACAAGAACAGTGTCTCCACGGCCCGCGGAGGGCCCTGGACGCCTGAGTTCCGGAAGATCTTCAGGAAGGCCGGGATGGAACTGAGGGACGACGAGAACATTGTCAGTGTCCCAGGCCACAAAGGCCCTCATCCGAAGGAGTACCACCAAGCGGTTTTCGAGAGACTCCGCGATGCGACCAGGACGTGCCGCACCGTGGTTGAGTGCCGTCAATCACTGACAACCGCACTCCGGGAACTGGCGGAGGAAGTCTCCACGAAGGGAACCCGGCTCCACAGGCTCGTGACGCAGGGCAAATGA
- a CDS encoding imm11 family protein: MPKRYFRLQEDMQARNWNLGDPLDAQGHEVADPYIFTAGRVVPVEARLTIPVEEQGRPLDFCTAGIGAAPVVHVRAATLFAELAPNDVQLIPVEVQGHPDQYVILVATKSIRCIDDKASEEVRYWKPEHGQPERVGDYKSVMGLRIDASKVGEAKVFRTEGWDIALIVSEDIKQALERIEATGVEFTRV; the protein is encoded by the coding sequence ATGCCCAAGCGCTACTTCAGGCTCCAAGAGGACATGCAGGCCAGGAACTGGAACCTGGGAGACCCCCTCGACGCGCAAGGTCATGAGGTGGCTGACCCCTACATATTCACGGCCGGACGGGTTGTCCCCGTAGAGGCCCGTCTGACGATTCCCGTTGAGGAGCAAGGGAGACCCTTGGACTTCTGCACAGCGGGAATCGGCGCGGCACCTGTCGTCCATGTCCGAGCCGCCACCCTCTTCGCGGAGCTGGCACCCAACGACGTGCAACTCATCCCCGTGGAAGTCCAGGGCCACCCCGACCAATACGTGATCCTGGTCGCCACGAAGAGCATCCGCTGCATTGATGACAAGGCGTCCGAGGAAGTGCGTTACTGGAAGCCGGAGCATGGGCAACCCGAGCGGGTTGGCGACTACAAATCGGTGATGGGGCTGCGCATCGACGCCTCGAAGGTGGGCGAGGCCAAAGTCTTCCGCACAGAAGGCTGGGACATCGCACTCATCGTGTCCGAGGACATCAAGCAGGCGCTAGAGCGCATCGAAGCCACCGGCGTGGAGTTCACACGGGTGTAG
- a CDS encoding ankyrin repeat domain-containing protein, which produces MPSQKKLSKRDAALIAAIEKPNAKAVAKLLAEGADANVLGPGGYRPLHLAAAENRPDIVTLLLDAGAEVDGQDAQSATALNFATAKTGDKAVELVKLLIARGANVNHQWTTEPRSTVLTDLLNQEDNEAPSLEILRTLLRAGANPNLCNERKETPLMLSADYPHQPELCALLLKHGVEIDAVDAHGRTALMQAVKYGHVPIAKRLIASGANVNHVNTAEEGDTVLTLALNPNELFDDPSPQVLTALLRAGADPNKPNAGGWSPLHLAAHHENDTLVRVLLDAGATPKAGHANGYYPIDTASAHGFSKVVKRLLAAGSPTREQVSARRIGQVWKRIQAWYETHHPPFAEHLANARPATKARVDALEKKLGMRFPLDFRAFLLRFGGGSKPGQHPMSIAEYDVLSLDQILNRWQGLRELVEQGVFKTAQPHELSAEQQEVRWTWWHPGWVPFTSDSGGNFHCVDLDPGPEGKRGQVIAWEVHGGPLRPRSESLEDFFELYLKNLEKGLVELQDA; this is translated from the coding sequence TTGCCATCCCAGAAGAAGTTGTCGAAGCGGGACGCCGCGCTGATTGCCGCCATCGAGAAGCCCAACGCGAAAGCTGTCGCGAAGCTCCTCGCGGAAGGCGCCGACGCCAATGTGCTTGGCCCCGGCGGCTATCGCCCGCTGCACCTCGCCGCCGCCGAGAACCGGCCCGATATCGTCACCCTGTTGCTCGACGCCGGCGCGGAGGTCGATGGACAGGACGCACAGTCAGCGACAGCCCTCAACTTCGCGACCGCCAAGACGGGCGACAAAGCCGTCGAACTGGTGAAGCTGCTCATCGCCCGAGGCGCCAACGTCAATCATCAGTGGACGACAGAGCCACGCTCCACCGTGCTCACCGACCTCCTGAACCAGGAGGACAACGAGGCCCCCTCCCTCGAGATTCTGCGCACCCTGCTGCGCGCGGGCGCCAACCCGAACCTCTGCAACGAGCGGAAGGAAACGCCGCTGATGCTCTCCGCCGACTACCCGCATCAGCCCGAGCTCTGCGCGCTCTTGCTCAAGCACGGCGTCGAAATCGACGCGGTCGACGCACACGGACGAACCGCGCTGATGCAGGCCGTCAAGTACGGCCACGTCCCCATCGCGAAGCGACTCATCGCGAGTGGCGCCAACGTCAACCACGTCAACACAGCGGAGGAAGGCGACACCGTGCTGACGCTCGCGCTCAACCCCAACGAACTCTTCGATGACCCGTCTCCTCAAGTGCTGACCGCGCTCCTCCGCGCCGGAGCAGACCCGAACAAGCCCAACGCTGGAGGCTGGAGCCCCCTGCACCTCGCCGCCCACCACGAGAACGACACGCTGGTCCGCGTGCTCCTCGACGCCGGAGCGACCCCGAAGGCTGGGCACGCGAATGGCTACTACCCCATCGACACCGCGAGCGCCCACGGCTTCTCGAAAGTCGTCAAGCGGCTGCTCGCGGCGGGAAGCCCCACGCGGGAGCAGGTCTCCGCCAGGCGCATCGGCCAGGTCTGGAAGCGCATCCAGGCCTGGTACGAGACCCACCACCCTCCCTTCGCGGAGCACCTCGCGAACGCCCGGCCCGCGACGAAGGCGCGAGTCGACGCGTTGGAGAAGAAGCTCGGGATGCGGTTCCCCTTGGACTTCCGCGCGTTCCTGCTGCGGTTCGGTGGGGGCTCGAAGCCGGGCCAGCACCCCATGTCAATCGCCGAGTACGACGTGCTGTCCTTGGACCAGATCCTGAACCGCTGGCAGGGACTCCGAGAGCTCGTCGAGCAAGGCGTCTTCAAGACAGCCCAGCCGCATGAACTCTCCGCCGAACAACAGGAGGTTCGCTGGACGTGGTGGCACCCAGGCTGGGTTCCGTTCACATCAGACAGCGGAGGAAACTTCCACTGCGTGGACCTGGACCCAGGCCCCGAGGGAAAACGGGGACAAGTCATCGCGTGGGAGGTTCACGGCGGCCCCCTGCGCCCGAGGAGCGAGTCGCTGGAGGACTTCTTCGAGCTCTACCTGAAGAACCTCGAGAAGGGGCTCGTGGAACTCCAGGACGCGTGA
- a CDS encoding DUF1615 family protein, translated as MDGQVLAAGATHSRWRGRGRVAWALLGLLTTCTPRGVSTPEPSVPPPPRLSQQQIAKLIPPHVKEREGWARDVLTALEAEEVFPSPMTVCSVLAVIEQESGFQADPAVPNLSRLVRKRLEDHADTLGPLGRKALSSVLSGKAPGQKRTFDARLRAVRTERDLDRLFRDMLAYYEAQYPTTFATMNLASSLFSSRRLEDLNPVTTAGSMQVSVRYAVEKEGEDADPVKVRESMYTREGGVRFGTARLMGYEAAYAQPLFRFADYNAGLYASRNAALQAQVSQLTQVPLTLDGDLQLYDKNGVPRSEDSKSLTTLLTFRRRHAPELSENQVRRDVKKEKREDFESTETFRAVKRAYANQTGESPAYAQLPQVTLQSPKLKAERTTAWFARSVDARFQKCQTRYRELTREPAKPRVDASTR; from the coding sequence ATGGATGGCCAGGTCCTGGCGGCGGGAGCAACCCACTCGAGGTGGCGCGGCCGTGGGCGCGTGGCCTGGGCCCTGCTGGGGCTGCTCACCACCTGCACCCCGCGAGGCGTGAGCACCCCCGAGCCCTCCGTGCCGCCTCCGCCCCGGCTCTCGCAGCAGCAAATCGCGAAGCTCATCCCCCCCCACGTGAAGGAGCGTGAAGGCTGGGCCCGGGACGTGCTCACCGCGCTGGAAGCGGAGGAGGTGTTCCCCTCCCCCATGACGGTGTGCTCGGTGCTCGCGGTCATCGAACAGGAGTCCGGCTTCCAGGCGGACCCGGCGGTGCCGAACCTGTCGCGCCTGGTGCGCAAGCGCCTGGAGGACCACGCGGACACGCTGGGGCCGCTGGGACGCAAGGCCCTGTCCTCGGTGCTGTCGGGCAAGGCGCCGGGCCAGAAGCGCACCTTCGACGCGAGGCTGCGCGCCGTGCGCACCGAGCGGGACTTGGACCGGCTCTTCCGCGACATGCTCGCGTACTACGAAGCCCAGTACCCCACGACGTTCGCCACCATGAACCTGGCGAGCTCCCTGTTCTCCTCGCGCCGGCTGGAGGACTTGAACCCCGTCACCACCGCGGGCTCCATGCAGGTGAGCGTCCGCTACGCGGTGGAGAAGGAAGGCGAGGACGCGGACCCCGTGAAGGTGCGCGAGTCCATGTACACGCGCGAGGGCGGCGTGCGCTTCGGCACGGCGCGCCTCATGGGCTACGAGGCCGCCTATGCCCAGCCCCTCTTCCGCTTCGCGGACTACAACGCGGGCCTCTACGCCTCGCGCAACGCGGCGCTCCAGGCCCAGGTGAGCCAGCTCACCCAGGTCCCCCTGACGCTGGATGGCGACCTGCAACTCTATGACAAGAACGGAGTGCCCCGGAGCGAGGACAGCAAGTCCCTGACCACCTTGCTCACCTTCCGGCGCCGCCATGCACCGGAGCTCAGCGAGAACCAGGTCCGCCGCGACGTGAAGAAGGAGAAGCGCGAGGACTTCGAGTCCACCGAGACCTTCCGCGCGGTGAAGCGCGCCTACGCGAACCAGACGGGAGAATCCCCCGCGTACGCGCAGCTCCCCCAGGTGACGCTCCAGAGCCCCAAGCTGAAGGCAGAGCGCACCACGGCCTGGTTCGCGCGCTCCGTGGACGCGCGCTTCCAGAAGTGTCAGACGCGTTACCGGGAGCTGACCCGGGAGCCCGCGAAGCCCCGCGTCGACGCGAGCACGCGGTAG